The DNA region GTCGAAGGTGGCCGAGAGGTAGCGCAGCAGGGTGATCAGGCTCTGGTACTGCTCGTCGGTGAAGGTGGCGTAGAAGGAGAAGCCGCGGTACGGCTGCGCCAGCTTCTTGTAGAACTGCTTCTCGTCGAGCGAGCAGTAGACGGTGCCGGAGGGCTCGCGCAGGTTGTTCCCGTCCTGCACCAGGTGCCCCACGTTGGAGAGCTCGATGGCGACGCTGCTCTTGCTCATCGGCTCGTTGCCGCCCGCCGCGCCCTTCCCCAGGTGGAAGGACCACTGCTTCGACGAGAACAGCCGGTAGATGGTGCCGTCGCGCGCCACCACGAACGGGACGGAGACGTGGAGGTCCTTGCTGCTGAGCGTGGCGATGTCGCCCTGCAGGAAGCCCTCGGTGTAGTGGACGACGATCCGCTTCTTGACCTGCTCCTGCTTGAAGAAGTAGCTGTCCACCCCGTCCTTGCGGGTGCACGCCACCACCTCGAAGGTCTCGGTGGTCCCGGGGATCTCCACCTCCGCCGGGGTGAGGACGTACGGCCGCCCGCCCGCGTTGCCGGTGGTGCGGAACGCCTTCTCGTGCGCGGGGATCTGGGTCGCTTTCATGGGGCGGTGTCTCCGGTGGGGGGGAAGTCGTGAGGTCCGGCGGGAGGCGGTGCCGGAGTCTCGGGGCAGGGCCGAGCCGACGGGGAGGAAAGCGGGTCCGGAGCGAAGAGGTGGAGAGGCGCGCGTCCGGCCCGGGATGAAGGATATAGGATGAGACGGACGATGAACAGCCCGGACCCGGCTTCCGGGCCCGGGCTGCTACGCGGCCGGGCGGATCAGTGGGGCTGCGTGGCCGCGGCGGGCGCGGCGGCGGGGTCGTGGCCCTCCTCGCCGCCGCTCATCGAGCGGGCCAGGAAGTGCGCGATGCCGCCCACGATCAGCAGCCACACCAGCGCGGCGCCGAGGCCCATGAAGATGGTCTTGCGGTTCTCGCGCGCCTCTTCGAAGTCCGCCGCGTGCCCGTGCGACATATCTGCCTCTCCTTGCCTGGATGTCGATGGAGATCCGTCCGCGGCGGGCCGCCCGGCCCGCTCCGCGATCGCCTGCACCTTACAGGAGGTGACGGGATCGCGCAACCACGGATCCGGGGGACGGGGGCGGATGAATCCGCGGCTACAACTGCGAAAAGCCCGCCTTCGCGGGCTCCTCCGGTGCGGGATGAGCCTTCGGTGCGGGTTCCCAGCCCCCCGCCGAGCTTCGCGCCGGTCCTGGCCGAGAGGAGCGGAAGGCAGCGCCCACAGCCTCGCGGGGTTTGCGAGGCTTCCTGCGGTTGTCGCCGCGGCTTGAGCCGCCCTGCAACGCCTCCTCCGCGGGGGCTTGAACTTTCGGGAGGAATCCCTTAAATTGCCCGTCCGCAATGGGATAGCGACTCCGCCGGAGCGGCATCCGCGGCGCGCGGGCATAGCTCAGTTGGTAGAGCGCAACCTTGCCAAGGTTGAGGTCGCCGGTTCGAGCCCGGTTGCCCGCTCTGTACAAGCCTGCTTAGCTCAGTTGGTTAGAGCATCTGACTGTTAATCAGAGGGTCCCAGGTTCGAGTCCTGGAGCAGGCGCTCTCTGCCCCCTGGTGTAATTGGCAACACGTCTGACTCTGGATCAGAAAAGTCCAGGTTCGAGCCCTGGGGGGGCAACTCGAAGCGCCCGGTTCGCGACTGTAGCGGACCGGGCGCTTCGCTCGTTCTGGATGCGCGAGCCGATGAACCGCCACACGAAGCCGACGAGATGAAGACCACCCGCTTTCGACTCGCGCCGGCGGCGGCCGTCCTGGCGCTCCTGGCCGGCTGCACCATCGTCGAGCCGGAGCCGCCGGGGGAGGCCCGCCCCACGCACCAGGCCGTGGTCTACGGCACGGTGACCGGCCCCGACGGCGCGCCCTCCGCCGGCGCCCGCGTCCTCGTGATCGGCGACCGGTTCGGGAACTGCCCCGCCTCGGAGGCGACGTACCTGGACCTCCCCGGCGACCTGGTGACGGCGGACGCGGACGGGAAGTACCGCGGCGAGGCCAGCGTCTTCCTCGACGTGGCGCAGGGGTGCGTGCGGGTCATCGCCTCGCCGCCCCCGGGGATCGTGGCGGGCGACGTGTCGGTGAGCGCCGGGCCGGTGCGCTTCGGCCTCCTCCCGCCCGACAGCGTCCGCGTGGACGTGACGCTCCCGCCCAGGTAGCCGGCGTCGCCCACGAGACAGCGCCCGGGCCGCACGATCACGGTCCGGGCGCTTCGTCATCCTCCACTCGAGTGAATGCAGATGTCTCACGCAAAGCAGCAGAGTCAGCAGAGAAGGTCGTCGTTCTCCGCTGACTCTGCTGCTCTGCGTGAGTCCTGATGTTTTTCAACCTCCAGAGCGACTTGGTGGACCGGGATCGCGGGCACCTTCCTCGTCGCAGGCGCGGCACTCCAGGGGGGTGCCCAGGCGGCCGGCGCGGCCCTCGGGGGTCTGCGTCCACGGGCGCACCTGCCAGGGGGGCGCGTGGCGCACGTGCTGGGTGTGGCCGCACTCCAGCTCCGCCACCCAGTGCCCCTCGCCGTCCTGCCGAAAGCCCACGATCTGCCGCTGCACGGGTGTCTTCAGGGCTTTGGTCTGTGCTCGATTGTCGAGTCCTGAGTGCTACGTGCTGAGTGCCCAGGACTTCGCACTTAGCACTCAGCACTTCGCACTTCGCACTTGCTCAGGCGTACAGGTCGTCGGGGTCCGCCGCGGCGAGCTCCACCAGGAAGCCCGCGATGCGCTCGGCGACGGCGCGGACGAACGCGGCGCCCTTCTCGGCGGTGGCCGCGCGCGGGTCGCCGACGCCGGTGTCGCCGGTGACCTGCGTCCAGCGGCGCGGCGCCCAGGCCCACCCCTCGCGCAGGCCGGCCACGCGGAAGCGGCGCGCCCGCCCCGGGCCGGCCTCCTCCAGCGGGAGCACCAGCTCGGGCGCCAGGTGCAGCATCACGCTCGTCTCCAGCTCGCCCGCGTGGTCGCCCGGCTCGGCGAAGAAGGCGCGCGCGTCCAGGCAGCTCCACCAGTCGAGGGTGCACAGGAAGAGCCCGGCCTGCGGCTGCAGCTCGCGGATCATCGCGCGGAAGTCGTTGCCGCCGTGGCCGTTCAGGATCACCAGGCGGCGCACGCCCTGCCCGGCGAGCGCGCGGCAGAGGTCGGCCAGGACGGCGGCCTGCGTGGAGGGGTTCAGGTTCAGGCAGAAGGGGATGTCGAGCTGCCCCGTCTGCACCCCGAACGGCACCGCCGGCAGCACCACCACCTTCGCCCCGGCCTCCCAGGCGAGCCGCGCGGCCTCCGCGGCCACGAGGGCGGCCTCGACGACGTCGGTGGCGTACGGGAGGTGGTAGTTGTGCGCCTCGGTGGCTCCCCAGGGGAGCACCGCCACGTCGTACCGGGTGCCGGAGACCGTCTTCCAGGTGGTCTCGGCGAGGATGTAGGGCCGTCCCGCCACGGTCGCGCCAGGCAAGAGGGAAGGGGAGCGTGCTGGGGCCGCCACCACATAGCCCGCGCGCGGCCGCTCCGCAATGGCCGGCCGCCGTCTCCGTCAGCGGGCCCGGGTGGAGGCCGGCGCGCCGACGCACCTCTGGGCGGGCGGGTCTGCCGCGGCGTACTCCAGGCGCAGGGAGAGCCCGGACGGGTTCACCCGGCTCGGCGGCCCGGTGAGCTGGTGGACCAGGCGGCCGCGCCCGACCTCCAGCGTCTCGATGATGAGGGGCTGCGCCAGCGACGGCGGCGTGCCGGGGTCGTTGGGATCGATGGTGAGGACCAGGCGCGGCCCCTCGCGGCGGTAGGCGATCCGCTTCGTCCAGCAGTCGTACCGGATCTGCCGCCCGGCCTGCACGGCGTCTTCCACCTGGGTGTACTGCGCGCTGTCGGAGGAGAGGAGCTCCAGCGTGCGCGCGACGATGCGGAAATGGATGGTGCCGCTCGGGGACAGGGTGGAGCTGTCGGTGGTGGCGGGGAGCGGGCGGCCGTCGACGGAGACCAGCACGTACGCGGGCTCCAGGTCGGGCTCCGACGGCGAGCCCTCGCAGGCGGCCAGCGCCGCGCCCGCCAGGCACAGGGAAGCGATCGGGAATCGCATGGCGCCACCTCCGCGTCCAGGCCGGGAATCGACCGTTCGCGGCGGTCCGGTGCACGCCAAACCCATGCCGGCGCGAGCTTGTGCCCTGCGGAGGATCGCGGCCGGGAAGACCGGATGCGCGTGGAGATCGCGGGATGATGGAGACGGGGCGCCAGGCCGCGGGAGCCCGGCGCCCCGCGCGCTCTCAGGAGCCGGTGTTCGGGACGCGGGAGACGCGGAGGCTCAGGTCGCGCCTGTCCGAGCCGGGGAGCGCGATGGCCGACAGCACGGCGTGCCACCCCTGCCCGGACGCGTCGCGGCGCAGGAAAGTCTGCAGCGCGACCCCCTCGCCCGCGCCGTTACCGGACGGCGTCCACCCGGCCTGCCGGAGCTGCGCGGCGTAGTGGGCCGCCAGCTCCGCGGGCGCCATCGGCGTGGTCAGCCGGACGCCCACCTCGCGGAAGTCGGGGCCGCCCGAGCTCATGCTGCCCCCGCTGAACTCCACGTTCTCGGGCGCATGGAGCGCCGGGATCGGGAACTCGCGCTGGAAGCTTTCCATGTGCTGCGCCGCCTCGCGGCTGCAGGGGGAGTACTCGCTGGTGGAGTTGAGGTCGAGCCTGAGATAGCTCCCGCCGCCCTCGCGTGGGAGCGTGCTGAAGTGGAGCACCCGTTCGCCCTGGCAGAAGACGGCCGGCGGTCCCGCCGTGCCCATGGACGGCGCGAGGAACCCCTGCCGCTCGACCATCCCGGCCGACGGCGGGCTCGTCCACCCGGCGCCCTCCACGGTGCGCCGGTACGCGGCGGCGGCCTCGGGGCGCGGCTGGGGAAGGGCGAACACGACCGTCTGCTCGGTGCGGCGGACCAGGCTCCCCACCACCCGCGCATCGGCGGGCGCCAGCGCGGCCGGGAAGTCCGCGGGGAGCCGTCCCACCAGCAACTGCGGTCCGCTGCTCGATCCCGAGCTCCCGAGCAGGGTCATCACCAGCTCCCGGGGGACCATCTCGCCCTGCTGGGCGGCGGCGGGGACTGCGGCGAGCGCCACGAGGAGGCCCGCGAGGGGCAGGGTGCGTGCGCGGATCATCGTCATTCTCCCTCCGTCTGCGGTTGGAGCTCCGATCCGGCGGCGACCGCACGGAAGGGTCCGTCCGCGCGGCCAGGGAAGGGAAGGGCGGGGCGGCGCCCGTCCCTTCAGGCCATTTTAGACAATCTTCCGGAGAGAGACAAGCATTCCGGCTCGGACGGACGACGACGGGAGGGCTACCGGGAAGACTCGCCGCCTGCCCGGGCGAGGAGCTCGGCGGCGCGGGCGAGGACCTCGCGCTCCTCCTCGCGAGCCTCCGGGCTTGCGGGCGGCACGGTGCGGCGGCCGCGGAGCCAGCGGACGAGCCGCCCGGCCTGGAAATAGAAGCGATCTTCCCCGGTGGACGCCACCTTCCCGAAGGGCCGCTCGTAGCGCAGCGAGACCCGGTAGACGAAGTACGGGCGGCCGCCGGCCAGGTAGAACTCCTCGGTGGCCCGGCCGGTCTCGCCGTAGAGGACCGCCACCAGCTTCACCACCTCTCCCCGGCACACGTAGGCGTCCAGCCGGCCGCCCTCGGTCGACTGGTCCATCAACTCCCGGCGGCGGCGCTCGCACCGCGGCAGTCCGGCGTTCGTGCGCGCGTACGCCGCGCGGATGCGCCGGATGACGGAGTCCTGCTCCAGCCTCGGCGGCGCGTCCGTCGCGCGCCCGCCGCCTGGCCCGGCCGCGGCCGCGAGCAGGGAGAGGGCGAGCAGCGCGGCGGACAGGAGCACGGTGGGTCGGATCGAAGGCATGATCGCACCTCGTCGTCAGCCGCGGCCCGCGGCGGCGATGCACTCGATCTCGACGCGCGCGCCGAGCGCCAGGCCGGTGGCGCCGAACGCGCTACGGGCGGGTTTGGGGCCGGGGAAGTAGGCGGCGTAGACGGCGTTCATCCGCGGCCACTCGGCCATGTCGGCCATCATCACCGTGCACTTGACCACGCGGTCCAGCGACGAGCCGGCGCGCTCCAGGACCTCGCGGACGTTGTCCAGCGTCTGCCGCGTCTCCGCCTCGATCCCCCCGGGGACCAGCACGACGCGGCCGCCCTCCGTGCGCGAGCCGATCTGCCCCGAGACGAAGATCAGGTCGCCCACCCGCACCGCCGGCGAGAACGGGTACGGCCAGTCGCCCGGCGGGGTGAGGAACTCGACCCGCGGACCGGGCGCGGAGGGCGGCCGCGGCTGGGGCGGCGGGCCCGGCGGCGGCTCCTGCGCGTAGGTGCGCCGGCGGACGGCGTGCGTGGTCCGCAGCACCTCCCGCTGCCGGAAGCGGCGCATGTACTCCCGCGCGACCTCGTCCAGCGAGGCGAGGGTCGGCCGCTCGCCGTGGTGGACCACCTCCACCACGAAGGTGGACTCGCTCACCACCGTCCGCGAGGCCGAATCGTACCAGGCGCCGGCCGCGTTCCAGGCCGACATCCCCGGGAGCCGCGGCGCCGCCACCTCGCGCACGAACGCCGCCCACTCCTCGTGCGAGACGGTGCCCGCGCCCTCGACGTCGCGCCCGAAGTAGAGGCGCTCGCTCACGCCGGCGCGGGCGTCCGGCGCGGGTCCCCGGGCGGACGGCGGCTGCGCGGCGCAGGCGGCCAGCACGACGAGCGGGAGAACGGGAGCGAAGCGGTGCATGGGCGTCGTTTTTCGACCGGTGATCGGTTCCAGGAGGGTAAAGGGGCCTGTTACTCCAACTTGGTGACCTGCCACGACACGCACCGCCAGTCGCCGGCTTCTCTCGTGAATACGTGGATGTTGCGGTAGCTGGCCAGGGGAACGTCCGGCCTGTCCCTGCCGGCGACCGTGACGATGCTCCTCACCACGCCAAGGTCTCCGGACACCCGGGCTTCCACGCCGTCCTCGAGAATCCGCACCTTGTCGGATCCCTTCCCGATGGCCTCCAGCAGTCCGTCGCGATCCTGTTCCTGGCCGCTGCTTCGCGTGATCGCCGTGAAGCTCGGCGAGAGGATCCCCTCCGCGTCTTCCCGGCTCGCCCTGTTTTCCGCGTCGACGAGTCGGCGGACGAGGTCTTCGAGATCGTCCTCCGCGCTCATGGATTCCCCTTGATCGATGGCGCCCGGAATCGATCCGCCCGTTGCGGCGGCGAGGCAAACTAGTCCGCGGAGCGATCCCGGTCCACGGTGATGAGCGCCGAAGCGAGAGAGGCCCGGACGGATGCTCCGCCCGGGCCTCTTCGACTTCGATTCCGCCGATGCGAATCAGGCCGCAGTCGCCACCGCGACGCCCTCGGGGAGCAGGCCGGAGACGCGGGAGAGGCCCGCCTCCTCCATGATCTCCACCGCCTCCGGGCCGTCGATGGTCTCGCGCTCCAGGAGCGCCACGGCCAGGGCGGCCAGCGGCTCGCGGTTGGCGGCGAGCAGCTCCACCGTGCGGCGGTAGAGGCGCTCCAGGATCTCGCGCACGTCGCGGTCCAGCGGCCGTGCGGCCTTGGGAGAGCGAACAGGAGCTCGTCAGCGGCCGGCCATCATGTCGCGCGGCGCGAAGCTGACGCGCCGCAGCTCGCGGAGGCGGCCGCCGCGGAGGGCGCCCTCCACGAGCTCGTAGCCCAGCAGGGCGAAGATGCGCCCGCGCAGGAAGAGCGGCCGCGAGTTCCCGTACCAGTCCACGCACGAGGCCACGCAGCCGTCGTCGTCCGAGGCCACGGGCCGCGCGGCCAGTTCGCCGAGCTCCCGGAAGCTCGCGCCCGCGTTGCGCAGGAAGAGGATGGAGGCGGACTCGTCGAAGAGGTGCTCGTATCCCGCGCGTCCGGGGCCGCGAACCGGCAGCCCGAGCACGCCGGAGTCCGGCCCGTCGGGGCGGTAGAAGAAGCCGTGGCTGCGCAGCTCGCCCTGCGAGGCGCCGCGGCTGACGTAGCGCTGCGCCACGCGGGGGCGCCCGCCCAGGTCGATGCCGGTGAAGTGCAGGTCGCGCCCGTCGGCACCCACCACCACCGCGTCGCGGCCCATCGCCTCGATGCGGTCCACCCCGTGCGGCAGGGGCAGCTCGGCCACCGCGCCGCCGGCCCAGCGCACCGCGTACAGCACCGCGCCCCCGGCGCCACGATCGGACCAGCCGCTCCCGTTGCCGTACAGCAGGTGGTCGCCCACGAAGCGGTTCTGGAACACGCCGCCGCCCTCCGGCTCCGGCAGGGGCCGGTAGCTGGAAGCCGGGGCGGCGCGGCGCCCGTCCGCGAAGCGCTCCAGCGGCACGCGCAGCAGCGCCACGCTCCCGCGGGCGCGCTCGGCGCTCCACATCCAGTCGCCCCGGGCGCCGGACCGGACCAGGACGTTCAGGTGGCCGTCCGCGCTCTCCAGGAAGGAGAACTGGTCCACGGGGCTGCCGGCCACCCCCAGCGCGCGCGGGCTGGAGCCGTCGAGCGGGATGCGGTAGACCATCGCCGGAGCGCGCACCAGCCCGCCCCCGGCCCACTCGCTCACCCACACGTAGACGGAGGTGGGCGACACGTAGA from Longimicrobium sp. includes:
- a CDS encoding N-acetylmuramoyl-L-alanine amidase; protein product: MKATQIPAHEKAFRTTGNAGGRPYVLTPAEVEIPGTTETFEVVACTRKDGVDSYFFKQEQVKKRIVVHYTEGFLQGDIATLSSKDLHVSVPFVVARDGTIYRLFSSKQWSFHLGKGAAGGNEPMSKSSVAIELSNVGHLVQDGNNLREPSGTVYCSLDEKQFYKKLAQPYRGFSFYATFTDEQYQSLITLLRYLSATFDIPKQFIDEPRRFETIDNIAAFAGITTHVNYRKTGKRDIGPAFDWARVIAGVSTIPVTGIVTPGGAPVG
- a CDS encoding DUF3565 domain-containing protein, which codes for MQRQIVGFRQDGEGHWVAELECGHTQHVRHAPPWQVRPWTQTPEGRAGRLGTPLECRACDEEGARDPGPPSRSGG
- a CDS encoding creatininase family protein gives rise to the protein MAGRPYILAETTWKTVSGTRYDVAVLPWGATEAHNYHLPYATDVVEAALVAAEAARLAWEAGAKVVVLPAVPFGVQTGQLDIPFCLNLNPSTQAAVLADLCRALAGQGVRRLVILNGHGGNDFRAMIRELQPQAGLFLCTLDWWSCLDARAFFAEPGDHAGELETSVMLHLAPELVLPLEEAGPGRARRFRVAGLREGWAWAPRRWTQVTGDTGVGDPRAATAEKGAAFVRAVAERIAGFLVELAAADPDDLYA
- a CDS encoding DUF3574 domain-containing protein, with protein sequence MHRFAPVLPLVVLAACAAQPPSARGPAPDARAGVSERLYFGRDVEGAGTVSHEEWAAFVREVAAPRLPGMSAWNAAGAWYDSASRTVVSESTFVVEVVHHGERPTLASLDEVAREYMRRFRQREVLRTTHAVRRRTYAQEPPPGPPPQPRPPSAPGPRVEFLTPPGDWPYPFSPAVRVGDLIFVSGQIGSRTEGGRVVLVPGGIEAETRQTLDNVREVLERAGSSLDRVVKCTVMMADMAEWPRMNAVYAAYFPGPKPARSAFGATGLALGARVEIECIAAAGRG
- a CDS encoding nuclear transport factor 2 family protein, with protein sequence MSAEDDLEDLVRRLVDAENRASREDAEGILSPSFTAITRSSGQEQDRDGLLEAIGKGSDKVRILEDGVEARVSGDLGVVRSIVTVAGRDRPDVPLASYRNIHVFTREAGDWRCVSWQVTKLE